The following are from one region of the Simiduia agarivorans SA1 = DSM 21679 genome:
- a CDS encoding trypsin-like peptidase domain-containing protein — protein sequence MFIDSGFGTGSGFFFDQACTVVTNRHVVQLTYQDMKEMKYRHQQVTRYLEHGVATREQRHELQREKQHLDKAITAFKSNGLAKEITVSLVNGRSLAAKVQGISENYDLAYLYLKADGCPAMGLNPDSDLPLGHKVFTIGNPAGLKYTVTAGIVSGYQTHEAAEYVQTDAAINPGNSGGPLIDEQGQLVGVNTMILSGTEGIGFAIPVESLLKDYSDLSPKMQKLVNSAEITLWNPAAKTTADSNDSDEALLRDAHKNCLVEFDSAQWVAAKQECEYAAGKDNAQAQFLLAELLMGEADATAEKRALSLYQRAASAGYAEAIYRVAQMRASGERLSRNDAMAQDLIEEACEKEFAVACNRLAIYALRAHDYEAVHLHLDKAIETGSVLARLNKAYTLENGLGVEADPAASFELVREAAMLGSNLAQFRMFWHYYKGEQVEKDYAKALVWLKVSETDKQEDEDYIEGWDRDIPANTRFFLERLVSGEQKLTAHAEAKSLKRQIAKEAEAYRMKTLYQRSHNQAQ from the coding sequence GTGTTTATTGATTCTGGTTTTGGTACGGGCTCGGGTTTTTTCTTCGATCAGGCTTGCACAGTGGTCACCAACCGACATGTGGTTCAGCTGACCTACCAAGACATGAAGGAAATGAAATATCGCCACCAGCAAGTGACACGGTATCTGGAACACGGTGTGGCAACGAGAGAGCAGCGGCATGAATTGCAACGGGAAAAACAGCATCTTGACAAGGCAATTACAGCGTTCAAATCCAACGGTCTGGCAAAAGAAATCACTGTCTCCCTAGTAAACGGCAGAAGCTTAGCAGCCAAGGTGCAGGGAATCAGCGAAAATTATGATCTTGCCTATCTTTACCTCAAAGCAGATGGATGCCCTGCGATGGGGTTGAATCCCGATTCAGACTTACCCTTAGGCCATAAAGTTTTCACTATTGGCAACCCAGCAGGACTTAAATATACGGTCACTGCTGGGATTGTATCGGGCTATCAAACCCATGAGGCCGCGGAGTATGTGCAAACCGATGCAGCGATCAACCCGGGCAACAGTGGCGGGCCTTTGATTGATGAGCAGGGTCAATTGGTAGGAGTGAATACAATGATTCTCTCCGGTACAGAGGGAATTGGTTTTGCGATTCCCGTGGAATCCTTGCTTAAAGATTATTCAGATCTCAGCCCCAAAATGCAGAAACTGGTGAATTCGGCTGAGATTACTTTGTGGAATCCAGCTGCGAAGACCACAGCAGATTCTAACGATAGTGATGAAGCGTTGTTGCGCGATGCGCATAAAAACTGTCTGGTGGAATTTGATAGCGCGCAATGGGTCGCAGCCAAACAAGAGTGTGAGTATGCTGCGGGAAAAGACAATGCCCAGGCACAATTTTTATTGGCTGAATTGCTCATGGGCGAAGCTGATGCTACGGCCGAAAAGCGAGCGCTTTCGCTTTATCAGCGAGCGGCCTCTGCGGGCTATGCGGAGGCGATATATCGGGTGGCTCAAATGCGAGCATCGGGCGAGCGACTGTCCAGAAATGACGCTATGGCGCAGGATCTTATCGAGGAAGCCTGTGAAAAAGAATTCGCGGTGGCCTGTAACCGGTTAGCGATATACGCACTTCGTGCTCACGATTATGAAGCCGTGCATCTGCATCTGGATAAAGCCATTGAAACGGGCAGTGTGCTGGCCAGGTTGAATAAGGCTTACACGCTGGAAAACGGGCTCGGTGTAGAAGCCGATCCGGCCGCGTCCTTTGAGCTTGTTCGTGAGGCGGCTATGCTGGGAAGCAATTTGGCTCAATTCCGTATGTTCTGGCATTACTACAAAGGCGAGCAAGTTGAAAAAGACTATGCCAAGGCATTGGTGTGGCTCAAAGTATCGGAAACCGACAAGCAGGAAGATGAAGACTATATCGAAGGCTGGGATAGGGATATCCCGGCAAACACCCGGTTCTTTCTGGAGCGGCTGGTTAGTGGCGAACAAAAACTCACTGCCCATGCAGAGGCCAAGAGTCTTAAGCGCCAGATTGCCAAAGAAGCCGAAGCGTATCGGATGAAAACCTTGTATCAACGGTCCCACAACCAAGCGCAATAA
- the holA gene encoding DNA polymerase III subunit delta, with translation MAKLRAEQLAAAASKSLAPIYIISGDEPLLVQEACDTLRQSARQQGYTERERYHADKSFDWGQLHASAASLSLFAEKKIIELHITGGKPGTEGGKALQEYAARPADDNLLLIVLPKIDRNTQKAKWFSALEQAGVFIQIWPINGAQLHQWLDQRLSAAGLSADRSAIDMLATRIEGNLLAAAQEIEKLKLLATDGRVDSQLLANVVANSARYDIFGLVDKALLGDVQAAVRNLQGLKGEGTEPLAILWALTRDIRSLLQVAAGTASGSNFDWACKQAGVWDSKKSIVSAALRRLKPNELEVLLRKCNGIDRAVKGMRPADPWDELLDLVLQLAGVRSLTASNTRMSLSI, from the coding sequence ATGGCCAAGCTGCGCGCTGAGCAATTGGCTGCGGCCGCCAGCAAAAGCCTGGCGCCCATCTACATCATCAGTGGTGACGAGCCGCTCTTGGTGCAGGAAGCCTGTGACACCTTGCGCCAATCCGCTCGCCAACAGGGCTATACCGAACGCGAGCGCTATCACGCCGACAAAAGCTTCGACTGGGGTCAGCTGCACGCCAGTGCGGCAAGCCTGTCGTTGTTTGCCGAAAAGAAAATTATCGAGTTGCACATCACCGGTGGCAAACCCGGCACTGAAGGTGGAAAAGCCTTGCAGGAGTATGCGGCACGCCCGGCAGACGACAACCTGCTGCTTATTGTGCTGCCAAAAATTGATCGCAACACCCAAAAGGCCAAATGGTTTTCCGCGCTGGAACAGGCGGGGGTTTTCATTCAGATCTGGCCGATCAATGGCGCCCAATTACATCAATGGCTGGACCAACGGCTCAGTGCGGCAGGCCTGAGTGCGGACAGAAGCGCCATCGACATGTTGGCAACCCGCATCGAAGGCAATTTACTGGCGGCGGCGCAGGAAATCGAAAAACTGAAACTACTGGCAACCGATGGCCGGGTGGATTCACAGTTACTGGCCAATGTGGTGGCCAATTCCGCCCGCTACGATATTTTCGGGCTGGTGGACAAAGCCCTGTTGGGCGATGTTCAGGCAGCAGTACGCAACCTGCAGGGCCTGAAAGGCGAAGGCACGGAACCCCTCGCTATTTTGTGGGCACTCACGCGCGATATCCGGTCGTTATTGCAAGTGGCTGCGGGCACCGCCAGTGGCAGCAACTTCGACTGGGCATGCAAACAGGCCGGCGTGTGGGATTCCAAAAAGTCCATCGTCAGCGCCGCGCTGCGCCGCCTGAAGCCCAACGAACTGGAAGTCTTGTTGCGTAAATGCAACGGTATCGACCGGGCGGTTAAGGGCATGCGCCCGGCCGACCCCTGGGACGAATTGCTCGACCTTGTATTGCAGCTGGCCGGGGTACGCAGCCTGACCGCGAGCAATACCCGCATGAGTTTGAGCATTTAA
- the lptE gene encoding LPS assembly lipoprotein LptE, which produces MRLLRYTVVAISLLLAACGWHLKGAIDVPDNFTALKIQGASGALEDELHAQLAANGINTRPEGNSGFYTLALGREINERRTAALGADAVVAEYEYLKAIQFELRDPDNRLIGKPTTAEIARAVSYNANSVLSSTGEGTLVQTEMTRELASQIIRRLSFMIEQSPDGQAAR; this is translated from the coding sequence ATGAGGCTACTGCGGTATACAGTTGTTGCCATATCCCTGTTACTCGCTGCCTGCGGCTGGCACCTGAAAGGCGCAATTGATGTGCCCGACAACTTCACCGCACTCAAAATTCAGGGCGCCTCCGGTGCCCTGGAAGATGAACTGCACGCGCAGCTGGCCGCCAACGGTATCAATACGCGCCCCGAAGGCAATTCGGGTTTTTATACGCTTGCTCTCGGTCGCGAAATTAACGAAAGGCGCACCGCCGCGCTGGGCGCGGATGCGGTGGTCGCCGAGTACGAATACCTGAAAGCCATTCAGTTTGAATTGCGGGATCCGGATAATCGCCTGATTGGCAAGCCCACAACGGCGGAAATCGCACGCGCGGTCAGTTACAATGCCAATAGCGTGCTGAGCTCCACCGGCGAGGGCACTCTGGTACAAACCGAAATGACCCGCGAACTTGCCTCGCAAATCATCCGCCGCCTGAGTTTTATGATCGAACAAAGTCCCGATGGCCAAGCTGCGCGCTGA
- a CDS encoding zinc ribbon-containing protein, with amino-acid sequence MAQKRESAQEDHWQQALNQGVEGFVKLELAAEDMVKDEASLVRAWLSDDAHAAGRYLSGLAQDINTLEQRAGAWMLSAADPFRAEWLHLSLCLGHSAEVMVAGEKPGGVHLACAGCGQDAALDVARALLACEGCGGQVFRRKELTH; translated from the coding sequence ATGGCACAGAAGAGAGAATCAGCTCAGGAAGACCACTGGCAACAGGCCCTCAACCAGGGCGTGGAAGGCTTTGTGAAGCTGGAGCTGGCGGCCGAAGACATGGTCAAAGATGAAGCGTCTTTGGTCCGGGCCTGGTTGTCCGATGATGCGCATGCGGCCGGTCGCTATTTGTCGGGGCTGGCACAGGACATCAATACCCTGGAACAGCGGGCCGGCGCCTGGATGCTCAGTGCGGCTGATCCGTTCCGGGCGGAATGGTTGCACCTGAGTTTATGCCTGGGCCATTCGGCCGAGGTGATGGTGGCCGGCGAAAAGCCCGGAGGCGTTCACCTGGCCTGTGCCGGTTGCGGTCAGGACGCCGCGCTGGATGTTGCGCGGGCGTTGTTGGCTTGCGAGGGCTGCGGCGGTCAGGTGTTCAGACGCAAGGAGCTCACCCATTAA
- a CDS encoding HlyC/CorC family transporter: MSDEPPSSRPQEKSWLRKLLDNFNNEPSSREELLAIIKEAASRNLFDQEALHIIEGALEVSDQRVHDILIPRSKMVTVRVDESPEEYLPRIIDSGHSRFPVIGDNTEDVRGILLAKDLLPLILGGKENFSLESIIRPANVIPESKRLNILLREFRENRYHMALVLDEYGGISGLVTIEDILEEIVGEIEDETDEEDNDSDIRKLENNVYVVKAQTPIEDFNEFFNSGFSEDDFDTIGGVVLSGFGHLAKRNESVTIDGYEFTVLYADSRKLHLLRVSAPQSQ, from the coding sequence ATGAGCGATGAACCACCCAGTAGCCGGCCCCAGGAAAAATCCTGGCTGCGCAAACTGTTAGACAATTTCAACAATGAACCCAGCTCGCGCGAAGAACTGCTGGCCATCATCAAGGAAGCCGCCTCCCGCAACCTGTTTGATCAGGAAGCCCTGCACATCATTGAAGGCGCGCTGGAAGTATCCGATCAGCGGGTACACGACATCCTGATCCCCCGGTCCAAAATGGTCACCGTGCGGGTGGACGAATCGCCTGAAGAATACCTGCCCCGGATTATTGATTCCGGCCATTCGCGCTTCCCGGTTATTGGCGACAACACCGAAGATGTTCGCGGTATCCTGCTGGCAAAAGACTTATTGCCACTGATTCTGGGTGGCAAGGAAAATTTCAGTCTCGAAAGCATCATTCGTCCGGCCAACGTCATCCCCGAGAGTAAACGACTGAATATCCTGTTGCGGGAGTTCCGGGAAAACCGCTACCACATGGCGCTGGTATTGGATGAGTACGGCGGCATCTCGGGGCTGGTCACCATCGAAGACATCCTGGAGGAAATCGTCGGCGAAATCGAAGACGAGACCGACGAGGAAGATAACGACTCCGATATCCGCAAGCTGGAAAACAACGTTTACGTGGTCAAGGCCCAAACCCCGATTGAAGACTTCAACGAGTTCTTCAACAGTGGCTTTTCTGAGGATGATTTCGACACCATCGGCGGCGTGGTGCTGAGCGGTTTCGGCCACCTGGCCAAACGCAATGAATCGGTCACCATTGACGGCTACGAATTCACAGTACTCTACGCCGACAGCCGTAAACTCCATTTGCTGCGGGTCAGCGCACCCCAATCACAATGA
- the leuS gene encoding leucine--tRNA ligase, whose product MTEHYHPDQIEAATQTFWETEKSFVVTEDSSREKFYCLSMFPYPSGKLHMGHVRNYTISDVIARYQRMQGKNVLHPMGWDAFGLPAENAAIKHNTAPAAWTYSNTDYMRGQLKRLGFGFDWSREVTTCKPDYYKWEQWFFTRLIEKGLAYKKVSSVNWCPNDMTVLANEQVIDGCCWRCDSKVERKEIPQWFIKITDYAEQLLNDLDQLDEWPEQVRTMQRNWIGKSQGVEMTFELEAPVGEHTAFDVYTTRPDTLMGVTYVSLAAEHPISKKLAENNAALAAFIAECKIQSVSEADMATMDKKGFDTGIKALHPLTGKPVAVWVANYVLMDYGSGAVMAVPAHDQRDFEFAQKYGLAIEQVIDGEGDLTKAAITEKGKLINSGEFDGLEFQAAFDAIAAKLQQENKGRITTNFRLRDWGVSRQRYWGAPIPVLYLNGGKEIPVPASRLPVLLPEEVVMDGVHSPIKKDEQWRKTEFDGQAAEHETDTFDTFMESSWYYARYTCANFDGGMIDKAAADYWLPVDQYVGGIEHAILHLLYARFFHKLMRDEGLVSGDEPFKRLLCQGMVLKDGTKMSKSKGNTVDPQELIDQYGADTVRLFTMFAAPPEQSLEWNDAGVEGAHRFLRKLWKAVHAHQQAGTAPELKVDSLTGPQKDLRRKTHETIAKVSDDYGRRQTFNTAIAAVMELLNDVTRFERKDDQDLAVEREALLAAVQLLAPIVPHICHTLWAGLGRGDNLLDAGWPQLDEAALVKSELELVVQINGKVRAKITVAADADNDTIIALAKSNDNVQKFLDGVEIKMCKVVPGKLVTFAVK is encoded by the coding sequence CTGACAGAACATTACCATCCGGACCAGATTGAAGCCGCCACCCAGACCTTCTGGGAAACCGAGAAGAGCTTCGTGGTCACTGAAGACAGCAGCCGGGAAAAGTTCTACTGCCTATCCATGTTCCCCTACCCCAGCGGCAAGCTGCACATGGGCCATGTGCGCAACTACACCATTTCGGACGTGATTGCCCGTTACCAGCGCATGCAAGGCAAAAACGTATTGCACCCCATGGGTTGGGATGCCTTCGGCCTGCCAGCCGAAAATGCGGCAATCAAACACAACACCGCTCCCGCAGCCTGGACCTATTCCAATACCGATTACATGCGCGGCCAACTCAAGCGCCTGGGCTTTGGTTTCGATTGGAGCCGCGAAGTCACCACCTGCAAGCCGGATTACTACAAGTGGGAGCAGTGGTTTTTCACCCGCCTGATCGAAAAAGGCCTGGCCTACAAAAAAGTCTCTTCGGTGAACTGGTGCCCGAACGACATGACCGTGCTGGCCAACGAGCAGGTCATCGACGGCTGCTGCTGGCGTTGCGACTCGAAAGTGGAGCGCAAAGAGATTCCCCAGTGGTTTATCAAAATCACCGATTACGCCGAGCAATTGCTGAACGATCTGGACCAGCTGGACGAATGGCCCGAGCAGGTGCGCACCATGCAGCGCAACTGGATCGGCAAGAGCCAGGGCGTGGAGATGACTTTCGAGCTGGAAGCCCCGGTGGGCGAACACACGGCATTTGATGTCTACACCACCCGCCCCGACACCTTAATGGGCGTCACTTATGTGAGCCTGGCGGCCGAACACCCGATCAGTAAAAAGCTGGCGGAAAACAACGCAGCACTCGCCGCCTTTATCGCCGAATGCAAAATTCAGTCGGTGTCCGAAGCCGACATGGCCACCATGGACAAAAAGGGTTTCGATACCGGCATCAAAGCCCTGCACCCGCTCACCGGTAAGCCGGTGGCCGTGTGGGTGGCCAACTATGTGTTGATGGATTACGGCTCGGGCGCGGTGATGGCGGTGCCGGCACACGACCAGCGCGATTTTGAATTTGCCCAGAAATACGGTCTGGCCATCGAGCAGGTAATCGACGGCGAAGGCGATCTGACCAAGGCCGCTATTACTGAAAAAGGCAAACTGATCAATTCCGGCGAATTTGACGGCCTCGAATTCCAGGCCGCCTTCGACGCCATTGCCGCCAAACTGCAACAGGAAAACAAAGGCCGTATCACCACCAATTTCCGTTTGCGCGACTGGGGTGTATCCCGCCAGCGCTACTGGGGCGCCCCGATTCCCGTGCTGTACCTCAACGGCGGCAAGGAAATTCCGGTGCCTGCATCGCGCCTGCCGGTCTTGCTGCCTGAAGAGGTGGTCATGGATGGCGTACATTCGCCCATCAAAAAAGACGAGCAGTGGCGCAAAACCGAATTCGATGGTCAGGCGGCCGAACACGAAACGGATACGTTCGACACCTTCATGGAGTCATCCTGGTATTACGCCCGTTATACCTGCGCCAATTTCGATGGCGGCATGATCGACAAAGCCGCCGCCGACTACTGGCTGCCGGTGGATCAATACGTGGGCGGCATTGAGCACGCCATCCTGCACCTGTTGTACGCGCGCTTTTTCCACAAGCTGATGCGCGACGAAGGCCTGGTGAGCGGCGATGAGCCATTCAAGCGTTTACTGTGCCAGGGCATGGTGCTGAAAGACGGCACCAAGATGTCCAAGTCCAAAGGCAACACCGTTGACCCGCAGGAGTTAATCGACCAGTACGGCGCCGATACCGTGCGCCTGTTCACCATGTTTGCCGCACCGCCCGAGCAATCACTGGAATGGAATGACGCGGGCGTAGAAGGCGCACACCGGTTCTTGCGTAAACTCTGGAAAGCGGTTCACGCCCACCAGCAGGCCGGCACAGCGCCCGAACTGAAGGTGGACAGTTTAACCGGGCCGCAAAAAGACCTGCGCCGCAAAACCCACGAAACCATCGCCAAGGTGAGCGACGATTACGGCCGTCGCCAGACGTTCAACACCGCCATTGCCGCGGTGATGGAATTGCTCAATGACGTCACCCGCTTTGAACGCAAAGACGACCAGGACCTGGCGGTGGAGCGCGAAGCCCTGCTGGCAGCCGTACAGCTGCTGGCGCCTATCGTCCCGCACATCTGCCATACCTTGTGGGCAGGCCTGGGGCGCGGTGACAATTTGTTGGATGCCGGCTGGCCGCAACTGGATGAAGCGGCGTTAGTGAAAAGTGAATTGGAACTGGTGGTACAGATCAACGGCAAGGTGCGCGCCAAAATTACCGTCGCCGCCGACGCCGACAACGACACCATTATTGCGCTGGCCAAATCCAACGACAATGTGCAGAAGTTCCTGGACGGCGTTGAAATAAAAATGTGCAAAGTGGTCCCGGGCAAACTGGTGACCTTTGCGGTGAAGTAA
- the lnt gene encoding apolipoprotein N-acyltransferase, translated as MNRPLMLALAALAGVGLPLGLAPFDFSWLALAGITVLAWLISRPQSAGFSFLLTFCYGLGLYGAGVYWVFVSIHTYGNAPVPLALFMTALFVAFMAFMFALPFFLARRYLFDASAMLWAFPALWLFNELYRSWIFTGFPWLLSGYSQMDTWLVGWAPVAGVFGLGFICALSASALVYLRSPGPWRYLPIAACACLWLLGKPLQTIEWTQPVGSPKQVALVQPNIPQQHKWDLSWRQPTYQRLETLSRDHWDADWLIWPEAALPTLLSDAQPFLAEQAEQAAATRTSLVTGIIADLARRYHNSLVVLGQGSGIYHKQRLVPFGEYVPMQDQLRGLIEFFDLPMSVLHRGPSGQSPLWLADTPVWPAVCYEIVYPDLIAEGSRGANAILTVSNDAWFGASTAPVQHLQMARMRAIETGRPVIRATNDGLTALIDDRGRITAQGERFTQLTLRGQTQPMAGQTPFMITGSLPWWLLSIVWAGAIRLRQVRAQNQA; from the coding sequence ATGAACAGGCCGCTGATGCTGGCGCTGGCCGCGCTGGCGGGCGTTGGCCTGCCGCTGGGACTGGCGCCGTTTGATTTCAGCTGGCTGGCGCTGGCGGGTATCACTGTGCTGGCCTGGCTGATCAGCCGCCCGCAATCGGCCGGCTTCAGTTTTCTGCTCACCTTCTGCTATGGACTCGGCCTCTACGGTGCCGGTGTCTACTGGGTGTTTGTCAGTATTCACACTTACGGCAACGCGCCAGTGCCACTGGCGTTATTCATGACTGCGCTGTTTGTGGCCTTCATGGCGTTCATGTTTGCGCTGCCGTTCTTCCTGGCCCGACGCTACCTGTTTGATGCCAGCGCCATGCTCTGGGCTTTTCCCGCGCTCTGGCTGTTCAACGAGCTGTATCGCAGCTGGATTTTCACGGGCTTTCCCTGGTTACTGTCTGGCTACAGCCAGATGGATACCTGGCTGGTGGGCTGGGCGCCGGTGGCGGGGGTGTTCGGGCTCGGCTTTATCTGTGCCCTCAGCGCCAGCGCCCTGGTGTATTTGCGCTCTCCGGGTCCTTGGCGCTATCTGCCCATCGCGGCCTGCGCCTGCCTGTGGCTGCTGGGCAAACCACTGCAAACCATCGAATGGACCCAGCCTGTTGGCAGCCCGAAACAGGTGGCACTGGTGCAACCCAATATTCCCCAGCAACACAAGTGGGATCTGAGCTGGCGTCAGCCCACCTACCAGCGCCTGGAAACGCTCAGCCGGGATCACTGGGACGCCGACTGGCTGATCTGGCCCGAAGCGGCGCTCCCCACCCTCCTGTCTGATGCCCAGCCGTTTCTGGCCGAGCAGGCCGAACAGGCTGCCGCCACCCGGACCAGTCTGGTCACAGGTATCATTGCCGACCTGGCGCGCCGCTATCACAACAGCCTGGTGGTACTGGGCCAGGGCAGCGGCATTTACCACAAGCAGCGCCTGGTGCCATTTGGCGAGTACGTTCCGATGCAGGATCAGCTGCGCGGGTTGATTGAGTTCTTCGACCTGCCCATGTCGGTGTTGCACCGCGGCCCGTCCGGCCAGTCGCCACTCTGGCTGGCAGACACCCCGGTGTGGCCCGCCGTGTGCTACGAAATCGTTTATCCGGACCTGATTGCAGAAGGCAGCCGCGGAGCCAATGCCATTCTGACCGTGAGTAACGACGCTTGGTTTGGTGCCTCCACGGCGCCGGTTCAGCACCTGCAGATGGCCCGCATGCGAGCCATTGAAACCGGCAGACCGGTAATACGCGCCACCAACGATGGCCTGACCGCGCTGATCGATGACCGAGGCAGGATTACCGCACAGGGTGAGCGCTTTACCCAACTGACCTTGCGCGGACAGACCCAACCTATGGCCGGACAGACACCATTCATGATCACCGGCAGCTTGCCGTGGTGGTTGCTGAGTATTGTGTGGGCCGGCGCAATCAGGTTGCGCCAGGTGCGCGCACAAAACCAGGCCTGA
- the ybeY gene encoding rRNA maturation RNase YbeY, with protein MNTTPGSRNPEVCETLITLDTERASRAPNLPDQAQLERWVCAAIGARRKEAEVSLLIVDEAQGQALNRDYRGKDYPTNVLSFPADLPPELNLPLLGDLVVCAPVVAREATEQGKSETAHWAHMLVHGTLHLLGYDHIEDADADAMEALETEILLDLGFPAPYADRE; from the coding sequence ATGAATACGACGCCCGGCAGCCGAAATCCGGAGGTCTGTGAGACCTTGATTACCCTCGACACCGAACGGGCTTCGCGCGCACCCAACCTGCCCGACCAGGCCCAGCTGGAACGCTGGGTCTGTGCCGCTATCGGGGCCAGGCGCAAGGAGGCGGAAGTCAGCCTTCTGATTGTGGATGAAGCCCAGGGCCAGGCGCTCAACCGGGATTACCGGGGCAAGGACTACCCCACCAACGTGCTTTCCTTTCCCGCCGATCTGCCGCCAGAACTGAACCTGCCCCTGCTGGGCGATCTGGTGGTCTGCGCCCCCGTGGTGGCGCGCGAAGCGACCGAACAAGGCAAATCAGAAACCGCCCATTGGGCGCATATGCTGGTGCACGGCACCTTGCATCTGTTGGGTTACGACCATATAGAGGACGCTGACGCCGATGCGATGGAAGCATTGGAAACTGAGATACTGCTGGATCTGGGCTTTCCCGCCCCCTATGCAGATCGCGAATAG
- a CDS encoding GGDEF domain-containing protein — MSRNVARIAPEEPLVLAYRRVREEGISCLMVMRGAELAGIITERDLVNHIDYLIDQDNLNLAHLGRVCDVMSRHLVAVMDTDGLQTALDKCMEKAIRHLPVLNAAGDLVGVVTQTDLVRAYSHILAQQLSLASDNERLKALSLLDPLMGIGNRRAMERDLKHTAAGSDRRHLPYGVALLDIDWFKRYNDHYGHQLGDEALKAVATAIGRTLRAGDRLYRYGGEELMLLLPETDLEGAVSAAERARNAVLALSIEHDKSPLGVLSLSAGAAAGADRDWQALVSAADEALYDAKHNGRNCVHAMAAHD; from the coding sequence ATGTCCCGTAATGTGGCCCGCATTGCGCCTGAAGAGCCCTTGGTGCTGGCTTACCGGCGGGTCCGGGAGGAAGGCATTTCCTGTCTCATGGTGATGCGCGGCGCGGAACTGGCCGGCATTATCACCGAGCGCGATCTGGTCAATCACATTGATTACCTGATTGATCAGGACAACCTGAATCTGGCGCATTTGGGTCGGGTGTGTGATGTCATGAGCCGGCATTTGGTGGCAGTCATGGATACCGATGGCCTGCAGACGGCGCTGGATAAGTGCATGGAAAAGGCGATCCGCCACCTGCCGGTGCTGAACGCTGCCGGTGATCTGGTTGGGGTGGTGACCCAGACCGATCTGGTGCGGGCCTATTCCCACATACTGGCCCAGCAGCTCTCGCTGGCCTCAGACAACGAGCGGCTCAAAGCCCTCAGTTTGCTGGATCCGCTGATGGGTATCGGCAACCGGCGGGCAATGGAGCGGGATCTCAAGCACACGGCCGCTGGCAGTGACCGGCGCCATTTACCCTACGGCGTGGCGCTGCTGGATATCGACTGGTTCAAACGTTACAACGACCACTATGGCCACCAGCTGGGTGACGAAGCGCTGAAAGCGGTGGCGACAGCCATCGGCCGCACCCTGCGGGCTGGCGACCGGCTCTACCGCTATGGCGGTGAAGAGTTGATGCTGTTGTTGCCGGAAACCGATCTGGAGGGCGCGGTGTCGGCTGCAGAAAGGGCCCGCAATGCTGTGCTGGCGCTGTCGATTGAGCACGATAAGAGCCCGCTTGGGGTGCTGAGTCTGAGCGCGGGTGCCGCCGCGGGTGCCGACCGCGACTGGCAGGCATTGGTGTCGGCGGCGGATGAAGCCCTTTATGACGCTAAACACAACGGCCGTAATTGCGTACACGCCATGGCTGCCCATGACTGA